The Bartonella krasnovii sequence TAAACGAGCACATAAAAGCTAAAAAACGAATATACTGAATCATAAGAATATTTTTTTTAAAACATGTTGCTCCATGAGAATTGAAGAACGCGCCTCTGTTTTTTTATAAAACATTTTACGAGACAACACCCATAATACAACCTAGCTTTGCATTGATTTACAAGCATTCATACAAAATCCCTCTCCCTGAAAAATCCTTCACAAATCTCTTGGTTATATTCGTAAAAGTCAAATTTATAGGGCTATAATTCTTGGCTCGATAATGTGAAGAATAACACCATAAAAGCATTTTATAGGTCTTTACCATCAGCAATACAAAAAATTATTGAACAAAGCTTTTATCTTTTAAAAAACGATTTCTTTCCTTTTACAGATGTGACTAATACGAATTATATGTCCGTTGATATGAAATAAATTGCATTTGAAGCATATCCCTTTTCTCTCTCATTTATGCGAATTGACTAACCAAAACAACAAGCCCCCTCTGAGAGTGCAAAAACCTTTTTGGAGCACAGGGTTAGAGATATAAAGGTAAGCACCGCCGCTTATCGTCACACAAACGACTGAAAACAGTACCGTATCCTCATTACAACAAACAATTGAACAGAACAGATACCTAAAAGCATGATAAGAATAAGCAAAACAATAGCACAAAATTCAAAAATCTTTTACTCTACATTCCCTCTTTAGAAACGCTATGACGCCCAAAATCAGGGGCATCAATTTCCTGACCCGCGGCAATGATATTACGGCGCACAGCACGCGTACGCGTAAAAAAATTAAACAGTGTTTCACTATCACCTATACGAATTGCCTGTTCTAAAAAAGCAAGCCCTTCACTAAAACGACCCAACATCTCTAAAATAGCCTCTTTATTATGCAAACAAATGTCCCGCCACATAACGGGATCAGAAGATGCCAAACGCGTAAAATCACGAAAACCGGAAGCAGAATAAGCAATCACTTCCGAATTTGTTACTTTTTCTAAGTCACTCGCTGTCCCAACAGTATTATAGGCAATCAAATGTGGCAAATGTGAAACAATCGCCAACACAAGATCATGATGCTTCGGCTCCATCCTTTCAACACGCGCCCCACAAGCTTCCCAAAACGCTGTCAACCGTGCGACTGCCGCCGCATCACTCTCCGCAAAAGGCGTTAAAATACACCAGCGATTCATAAATAAATCAGCAAAACCAGCATCTGGACCCGAATATTCTGTTCCAGCAATAGGGTGTCCCGGAATAAAATGAACCGTTTTTGGCAATAAAGGCGCCATTTCTGTGATAACCAATTCTTTTGTAGAACCAACATCACTCACAATCGCCCCTGGCTTTAAATGATTATGAATGTCTTTTGCCACCTCTGCACTCGCTCCAACAGGAACAGAAATAATAACGAGATCAGCACCTTCGACAGCCTTTGCATTATCCGTTGTATAAAAATCTCCAAGTTCTAATTCACGCGCTCTTTCCAGTGTTTCTTGTCGACGCGTTGCAATAAAAATCTGAGCTGAAAGATTTTTCTTTTTAATCACTCTTGCTAAAGAAGATCCAATTAGACCAATCCCAATGAGTGCTATTTTTTCAAATTGAATAGGGGGCATCTTTCACCTTTAAAGATTCTTTGCAAATGGCAACAAAGATAGTTGTAAAAAATCATAACTTTTCTGTTTGTTCGTTCAAGAGTTATGCACAAAATATTAAAAAACTACAACGAGAGAATAACACTATTTACTCGGCGTAAATAAACAACAGATCATTTTATCTAGAAAATGCAAAAAATACGTAACGAAAAATTTAAAACCAAACTTCTAAATTCTTATTTCATTGCTTAAGAGAATGCACTTGAAAAATCACCGTAAAAGGCGATTTACCTTCAACCTCTACCTAATAACACAAGAGCTGTAATTGCTAAAAATGCGCTTGCACTATACGCAAAATAAAAAAAATTAACATATTTTAAAACATGTTAAGCCGCCATTTGGCGTCGTGCAATAATTGTAAGCCCCAACAAAGCTTGGCGGATGATAGCTTCACTCAAAAGCGGGTTTTTACGGCTTTCTAAAACAGCAGTTTGAATTTTTTCCATAGCATAGGCAATATGTTCTAACTTCCAATATTTTAAAGCTTGTTCAACATTTTTTTTCCGTTGAAAAAAAATAGGAGGACGCGCTTGAGAAACCACTGTAAAAGGCGTTTTTCCTTCAACCTCTACCTGATAACGCAAAAGCTGTAATTGCTGAAAATGCCTTTGTGCTGTACTTAAAATAAAAAAAAGCGCCCCTTGCAATGCTATATGTCGATTAAAATGCGCTTCAAAACCTGATATATCGCCCAATAAAAGAGCATCAATGATTTCATCTTGAGAAAGAGCACTTACATCGCTTACAACAGCTTTCACATCTTCAAGAGTAATATGAACATTTGAAGCATAAAGACAAAGCTTTTCTAATTCACCTCGTGATACAAGACGATCTACCCCTAAACTTTCATGCAACCATCTACGTGCATCTAAGGAAAGAGTCTTCTTAAACTGTTCTAAAACCTTATCAATCAAACCGTCAAGAGAACGCATATCATCAGCAAAACAAGGCAAAGCCATTGCATTTTCTGCTGTTTCAATAGCATTGCGCAATCCTGTTCCTTTTTTTAAATCCCCTGCCTCAATAAGGATAAAACTTTTCTCTGGTGGTTTTTCAATTAAAAGTTTCAAGGCCGCAAGAAAACCCTTTTGATTAGCAGCATTAGAAATCCATATCAAACGGTCTCCCCCAAAAAGCGAGAAAGTACGCGCTTCATTTTCCAAACGTGCGGGATCTTTATCAATTTCAGCAGCATCCAAACGGATTGTCGAAAATGGATCTTCTATTGCGACCTTTGTAAGCCTAGCAAAACGTTGGGCACGTTCACAAATAAGACCACGATCTGGTCCATAAATGAGAACAATAGGAAAAGCACGTGAGAAGCGCGTTAGAAATTGATCAACCTCATGTGCTTTTTTCTGAGCCACACTATTAATCCATTAACAGTTCATCATTATCAAGAACTTCCCCGCGAACTTTCTGAAACATATGAATTAAATCATTAACATTCAAGCCCTTACGTTCTTCATGACAGACATCCAAAATCACTTTTCCACCATGCAACATCAGTGTGCGATCACCATAATCAAGAGCTTGACGCATAGAATGGGTTACCATAATAGTTGTTAATTTTTTCTCTTCAACGATTTTTTCAGTCAACCGCATCACAAAATCAGCCATTCCAGGATCAAGTGCTGAGGTATGTTCATCAAGTAATAAAACATCTGCATGGGCTAACGTTGCCATCACAAGACAAACGGCTTGGCGTTGTCCACCAGATAAACTGTCCATAGGATTTTGAATATATGTTTCAAGACCAATACCTAATTGAGCAATTTTCTCTCGAAAAAATTGTCTTTTGTCATGGTTTAAAGCTGAACGCAAACCACGACGATTTCCTCGAAGAGCGGCAAGAGCCAAATTTTCTTCAATTGTTAAAGAACCACAACTTCCCTTTAAAGAATCTTGAAAAACACAGGCGACCTTCCCAGCGCGTTCGCTGACTGATTGCCTAGAAACATTTTGTCCATTGATAACCACTTTTCCTGTCGAGGGAAGTGTTGCTCCCGCCAAAACACTGAGCAACGTTGATTTACCTGCACCATTTGAACCGATAACCGTAACAAAGCTACCCTGATCAATTTTGAGGTTAATATCAATGAGAGCCTGTTTTTCCAAAGGTGTTTGCGGTTTAAATGTGACCCCAACATGAAAAAGCTCAATCACGTTTACGCCTCCTCCAATAGCGTGGCACAATAAGGGTTAACACAACCAACAGTGACGTAATCAACTGAAGATCTGTCGACGTATCAATACCAATTCCATTAGCCTCAAATGCAAATTGCACGGCCACACGATAAAGCACAGACCCCACAATACAGCTGATGATAATCCAAAAAATATTGCGCGTACGAAAGAGCGTTTCCCCAATAATCACAGCAGCCAACCCAAAAACAATTGTACCAATTCCACCGGTAATATCTGTTGCAATTGCAGTTTGAATATAAAGAGAACCACCAAGCGCAACACAAGCATTAGAAAGCCCCATACCAAAATAAATCAATGCTGAAGTATGAACGCCTTGCGCCGTCGCCATCTGTGGATTAGCGCCCATTGCACGCATAGCAAGACCTATTTCACTTTCCAAAAAGCGCCAGATCAAGAATGCCACCACCAGCAATACAGCACCAATGAAAAGAGGACGCACAAAGATATCAGGTAACCCAAAAAAATTATAAAAGGGTGTTAAAGCCGTATCAGAAAGCGCCAAATTAATATTAGAGCCTCCCATAATCCCCATAATACGGAGATTCACTGTATAAAGTGCTGACATTGTCAAGATAGAAGCCAAAAGATTCAAAATGCCAAAACGCAAATTCAACAGAGCTGTAACCAAACCTGCTACCATACCCGCACAAAAAGCACATGCCATAGCTATCCATGCATTAAAACCTAAAAGAATCAAGACGCCACAGACACAGGATCCAAGAAGAAACGAGCCATCAACTGTCAAATCCGGAAAATCCAAAACACGAAATGAGAGATAAACTCCTATAGCCACAAACGCATAAATAAGACCTAATTCCACAGCGCCAGAAAAGGCAAATAT is a genomic window containing:
- the holA gene encoding DNA polymerase III subunit delta yields the protein MAQKKAHEVDQFLTRFSRAFPIVLIYGPDRGLICERAQRFARLTKVAIEDPFSTIRLDAAEIDKDPARLENEARTFSLFGGDRLIWISNAANQKGFLAALKLLIEKPPEKSFILIEAGDLKKGTGLRNAIETAENAMALPCFADDMRSLDGLIDKVLEQFKKTLSLDARRWLHESLGVDRLVSRGELEKLCLYASNVHITLEDVKAVVSDVSALSQDEIIDALLLGDISGFEAHFNRHIALQGALFFILSTAQRHFQQLQLLRYQVEVEGKTPFTVVSQARPPIFFQRKKNVEQALKYWKLEHIAYAMEKIQTAVLESRKNPLLSEAIIRQALLGLTIIARRQMAA
- a CDS encoding ABC transporter ATP-binding protein; this translates as MIELFHVGVTFKPQTPLEKQALIDINLKIDQGSFVTVIGSNGAGKSTLLSVLAGATLPSTGKVVINGQNVSRQSVSERAGKVACVFQDSLKGSCGSLTIEENLALAALRGNRRGLRSALNHDKRQFFREKIAQLGIGLETYIQNPMDSLSGGQRQAVCLVMATLAHADVLLLDEHTSALDPGMADFVMRLTEKIVEEKKLTTIMVTHSMRQALDYGDRTLMLHGGKVILDVCHEERKGLNVNDLIHMFQKVRGEVLDNDELLMD
- a CDS encoding prephenate/arogenate dehydrogenase family protein, producing MPPIQFEKIALIGIGLIGSSLARVIKKKNLSAQIFIATRRQETLERARELELGDFYTTDNAKAVEGADLVIISVPVGASAEVAKDIHNHLKPGAIVSDVGSTKELVITEMAPLLPKTVHFIPGHPIAGTEYSGPDAGFADLFMNRWCILTPFAESDAAAVARLTAFWEACGARVERMEPKHHDLVLAIVSHLPHLIAYNTVGTASDLEKVTNSEVIAYSASGFRDFTRLASSDPVMWRDICLHNKEAILEMLGRFSEGLAFLEQAIRIGDSETLFNFFTRTRAVRRNIIAAGQEIDAPDFGRHSVSKEGM
- a CDS encoding ABC transporter permease encodes the protein MNIFAFSGAVELGLIYAFVAIGVYLSFRVLDFPDLTVDGSFLLGSCVCGVLILLGFNAWIAMACAFCAGMVAGLVTALLNLRFGILNLLASILTMSALYTVNLRIMGIMGGSNINLALSDTALTPFYNFFGLPDIFVRPLFIGAVLLVVAFLIWRFLESEIGLAMRAMGANPQMATAQGVHTSALIYFGMGLSNACVALGGSLYIQTAIATDITGGIGTIVFGLAAVIIGETLFRTRNIFWIIISCIVGSVLYRVAVQFAFEANGIGIDTSTDLQLITSLLVVLTLIVPRYWRRRKRD